Genomic window (Candidatus Limnocylindria bacterium):
GCCGAGCGCGGCCGGCGCGCTGATAGAAATGGGCGATCACTTCTTCGACCCTTCGCAGCTCACGGTGAAGGTCGGCACGACGGTGACCTGGAAGGTCGTCGGTCAGTCCACGCACGATCTCGCAGCGCGAGACGGCACGTTCTCCGACCGCACGATGTCATTTGGGCAGACTTTCTCGTTCACCTTCACCAAAGCGGGCAGCTACCCGTACGTCTGTATGCAGCACGAGGGCGACGGGATGATCGGCGAGGTGACCGTCATCAACTAGCTCGACGTGTTAGGGCGCTGGCACCAACGTCTGCACGGGTTCGGAAAAGCGCACGTGCAGCCGGGCGTGACCACGACCGCCTTCTTCCGTCGATCCGTGGCGTCATCGGCGGGCGCGTTTTGCGAGGCCTGACCTGACCCGCTAGCCGATAGCCTCCGCCAGGTCCTCGATGAGGTCGTGCACGGTCTCGATGCCGACCGACAGCCGAACGAGCCCCGCAGGCGGCGCGAGCTTCGTCCCGCGCACGGAGCCGTGGGTCATCGCCAGAGGTACCTCGATCAGCGACTCGACGCCGCCCAGCGACTCCGCGAGCGCGAAGATCTTCGTGCGCGCGGCCATTCGCGTTGCGGCGGCCTCGCCGGCCTTGAGCTCGAACGACAGCATCCCGCCAAACGCTCGCAT
Coding sequences:
- a CDS encoding plastocyanin/azurin family copper-binding protein encodes the protein MTPRSAPLGLALVLLTASCLATPAPAAPPAPTAAAATAPAVASATPAPTPTASPTPSAAGALIEMGDHFFDPSQLTVKVGTTVTWKVVGQSTHDLAARDGTFSDRTMSFGQTFSFTFTKAGSYPYVCMQHEGDGMIGEVTVIN